A portion of the Penaeus monodon isolate SGIC_2016 chromosome 28, NSTDA_Pmon_1, whole genome shotgun sequence genome contains these proteins:
- the LOC119591044 gene encoding formin-like protein 5, whose product MRRDETLFLRRCVDEFWEWTPTFHIKEKPIFPTGGRYRPTHPHLNPRGSTTSAPKGPPPNPPPPPPPDSKIIAWPLKFISWSYITGTYSSSTATCGTSSKRTSPEGSTSSEAIGWSSVGAADAARGSSATASAEGSCFSSRNVTIVSMRGDTVSVPERKPFIQLHFRVRLFPGGGRKTPRPPPPNLRKNPPPPPKDPPKKEPPPNPPPLLRQTLRRTGQPGCSFFPGVEVTARHTPRLNLRKNRHLRPKGSPSKEPPPNPPPPPSARASKVIAWARAADAPKAPPPASAEATAVGEPTTSPNTTSTLPSPKAEWIFGSLI is encoded by the exons ATGAGACGTGATGAGACCCT ATTTTTAAGGCGATGCGTGGATGAATTCTGGGAGTGGACACCCACATTCCACATTAAGGAAAAACCCATTTTTCCCACGGGCGGCAGGTACCGCCCGACACACCCCCACCTGAACCCCCGAGGGTCCACCACCTCCGCCCCCAAAGGGCCTCCACCAAATcctcccccaccgcctccccCAGACTCCAAAATTATTGCTTGGCCACTTAAGT TTATTAGTTGGTCCTACATAACTGGTACTTATTCCTCCTCCACTGCCACCTGCGGAACCTCTTCCAAACGAACCTCCCCCGAAGGATCCACCTCCTCCGAAGCTATTGGTTGGTCCTCCGTAGGAGCGGCTGATGCCGCCAGAGGATCCTCCGCCACAGCCTCCGCCGAGGGGAGCTGCT TCTCGTCAAGAAATGTTACCATAGTGAGTATGAGAGGTGATACTGTGTCAGTGCCAGAGAGGAAACCTTTTATACAACTTCACTTCCGTGTCAGG TTATTTCCGGGGGGTGGCAGGAAAACTCCCAGACCACCGCCGCCTAACCTCAGAAAGAACCCACCCCCGCCGCCAAAGGATCCTCCTAAAAAGGAGCCTCCACCaaatcctcccccactcctccgccAGACCCTCCGAA GAACCGGTCAACCGGG ATgcagttttttcccgggggtggaGGTAACTGCCAGACACACCCCCCGCCTGAACCTCCGAAAGAACCGCCACCTCCGCCCCAAAGGATCCCCCTCCAAAGAGCCTCCACCAAATCCTCCCCCACCGCCTTCCGCCAGAGCCTCCAAAGTTATTGCTTGGGCCC GGGCGGCTGATGCCCCCAAGGCCCCACCCCCAGCCTCCGCCGAGGCAACTGCTGTAGGCGAACCGACGACAAGCCCCAACACCACCAGCACACTCCCTTCCCCGAAAGCAGAATGGATCTTTGGAAGTTTAATTTAA
- the LOC119591042 gene encoding keratin, type I cytoskeletal 9-like, whose product MAQYRPWSRFSRAKEVAPKRPYSDLEAEFSIPIPERDSPMLPLSKCNTPSSQHTDSITELPPELLWKQRRSVLVLGLLVGSAYSSCLGGGCGGGSSGGISRSYGGPTNSFGGGGSFGGGSFGRGSAGGSGGGISTSYVGPTNNFGGRGGGSFGGGSFGGSFSGGSSGGVSTSYSGPRSFGGGGGSSGGVSTSYSGPSNSFGRGGGGGGSFGSGGGSFGGGGGGFGGGGGSFGGGVSNTYSGPSNNFGGSGGGGGGGFGGGSFGGGGGGSFGGSGGGVSGGYLPPVGK is encoded by the exons AGTATACCAATTCCTGAACGTGACTCGCCAATGTTACCTCTGAGTAAGTGCAACACCCCGTCTTCGCAACACACTGATTCTATCACTGAACTTCCCCCGGAACTCTTATGGAAGCAA AGACggagtgtgttggtgttgggcTTGCTCGTCGGTTCGGCCTACAGCAGCTGCCTCGGCGGAGGCTGTGGCGGAGGATCCTCTGGCGGCATCAGCCGCTCCTACGGAGGACCAACCAATAGCTTCGGAGGAGGTGGATCCTTCGGGGGAGGTTCGTTTGGAAGAGGTTCCGCAGGTGGCAGTGGAGGAGGAATAAGTACCAGTTATGTAGGACCAACCAATAACTTCGGTGGTAGAGGAGGTGGATCCTTCGGAGGAGGATCTTTCGGCGGATCCTTTAGTGGTGGGTCCTCTGGTGGAGTTAGTACAAGTTACAGTGGACCAA GATCTTTCGGAGGTGGTGGCGGGTCCTCTGGAGGAGTAAGTACAAGTTACAGTGGACCAAGTAATAGCtttggacgaggaggaggaggcggcggatcCTTCGGAAGTGGCGGGGGATCCTTTGGCGGAGGCGGCGGTGGTttcggcggaggaggaggatccTTCGGCGGGGGAGTGAGCAACACTTACAGTGGCCCAAGCAATAACTTCGGAGGCTCTggcggaggcggtggaggaggatttGGTGGAGGATCCTTTGGCGGCGGAGGTGGTGGATCCTTCGGAGGTTCAGGTGGCGGTGTGTCTGGCGGTTACCTGCCGCCCGTCGGGAAATAG